A stretch of the Mycobacteroides immunogenum genome encodes the following:
- the argS gene encoding arginine--tRNA ligase: MTPADLADLLRSAATTVLDERGLDTSALPAAVTVERPRNPEHGDYATNVALQVAKKVGVAPRDLAGWLAEALVANDAIAAAEIAGPGFVNLRIAADAQGTIVANILDAGETYGNSDAQGTHTINLEFVSANPTGPIHIGGTRWAAVGDALGRLLTRQGATVTREYYFNDHGAQIDRFVRSLIASAEGKEAPEDGYAGDYIADIAKQVTTQRPDALALPEPKRAEVFREIGVDLMFTHIKESLHEFGTDFDVFTHEDSMHTSGRVQEAIAQLRKTGNIYEKDGASWLRSSNFGDDKDRVVIKSDGNPAYIAGDIAYYLDKRERGFDLCIYMLGADHHGYIARLKAVAAALGYDADSVEVLIGQMVNLVRDGQPVRMSKRAGTVITLDDLVDAIGVDAARYALIRSSVDTSIDIDLELWASASSENPVYYVQYAHARLSALARNAADLGLQYSTEHLELLTHEKEGALIRGLGEFGRILQNAAVLREPHRVARYLEDIAGDYHRFYDSCRVLPQGDETPGDLHAARLALCLATRQVIANGLDILGVSAPERM, from the coding sequence GTGACTCCCGCCGACCTCGCCGACCTGCTACGTTCCGCCGCTACCACGGTGCTGGACGAGCGAGGTCTGGACACGTCGGCACTGCCCGCCGCCGTGACGGTCGAACGGCCGCGTAATCCCGAGCACGGTGACTACGCCACCAACGTGGCCTTGCAGGTCGCCAAGAAGGTGGGTGTCGCCCCACGCGACCTGGCCGGTTGGCTTGCGGAGGCTCTTGTCGCCAATGACGCGATCGCCGCGGCCGAGATCGCCGGGCCCGGATTCGTGAACCTGCGGATCGCGGCGGACGCGCAGGGCACCATCGTCGCGAACATCCTGGACGCGGGGGAGACCTACGGTAACTCCGACGCGCAGGGCACCCACACCATCAACCTGGAATTCGTCTCCGCCAACCCGACCGGGCCGATTCACATCGGCGGCACCCGATGGGCCGCGGTGGGTGACGCCCTGGGGCGCCTGTTGACTCGTCAGGGCGCCACGGTCACCCGCGAGTACTACTTCAACGATCACGGTGCCCAGATCGATCGGTTTGTCCGCTCGCTCATCGCCTCGGCCGAGGGCAAGGAAGCCCCGGAAGACGGCTACGCCGGGGACTACATCGCCGATATCGCCAAGCAGGTCACCACCCAGCGTCCGGACGCGCTCGCGCTGCCGGAGCCCAAGAGGGCCGAGGTGTTCCGGGAGATCGGCGTGGACTTGATGTTCACGCACATCAAGGAGTCGCTGCACGAGTTCGGCACGGATTTCGACGTTTTCACCCATGAAGACTCGATGCACACCTCCGGCCGGGTGCAGGAGGCCATCGCGCAGCTGCGCAAGACCGGAAACATCTACGAGAAGGACGGCGCGTCCTGGCTACGGTCCAGCAACTTCGGCGATGACAAGGACCGCGTCGTCATCAAGAGCGACGGCAACCCCGCCTACATCGCCGGTGACATCGCGTACTACCTCGACAAGCGCGAGCGGGGCTTCGACCTGTGCATCTACATGCTCGGTGCCGACCATCACGGCTACATCGCGCGGCTGAAAGCCGTTGCCGCTGCCTTGGGTTACGACGCGGACAGCGTCGAGGTCCTCATCGGTCAGATGGTGAATCTGGTCCGCGACGGTCAGCCCGTCCGGATGTCCAAGCGTGCGGGCACCGTCATCACCCTCGATGACCTAGTGGACGCCATCGGCGTCGACGCGGCCCGCTACGCGCTGATCCGCTCCTCGGTGGATACCTCGATCGACATCGATCTGGAGCTGTGGGCATCTGCTTCGAGCGAGAACCCGGTTTACTACGTTCAATACGCGCACGCGCGGCTGTCCGCGCTGGCGCGCAACGCCGCCGATCTGGGCCTGCAGTACTCGACCGAGCATCTCGAGCTGCTTACCCACGAGAAGGAGGGCGCGCTCATCCGGGGGCTCGGTGAGTTCGGCCGAATTCTGCAAAACGCCGCAGTGCTTCGTGAACCGCATCGCGTCGCAAGGTATTTGGAAGACATCGCCGGTGACTACCATCGGTTCTACGATTCGTGCCGGGTGCTGCCGCAGGGCGACGAAACACCCGGTGATCTCCACGCGGCCCGGCTCGCACTGTGCCTGGCCACTCGCCAAGTCATCGCCAACGGCCTGGATATCCTCGGCGTGAGCGCACCGGAGCGGATGTGA
- the lysA gene encoding diaminopimelate decarboxylase — MSAHPAGPRHAEGEKNGTMSAHLASAPVNPTELAPNVWPRNASRRADGEVTLAGLAVSDLAEQYGTPLFVIDEDDFRSRCRDMAAAFGGAARVHYASKAFLCTEIARWIKDEGLGLDVCSAGELAVALRADFPPQRIALHGNNKSEAELEQAVRAGVGHIVVDSMIEIERLDTIAGNAGVVQDVLVRVTVGVEAHTHEFISTAHEDQKFGLSLAGGQALEAVRRVFATGNLRLVGLHSHIGSQIFDVDGFEVAAHRVIGLLREVVAEFGAEKTAQLNIIDLGGGLGISYVPSDDPPPIEDLAAKLGEIVRTESALAGLPEPRLVIEPGRAIAGPGTVTLYRVGTTKDVILSNGQRRYVSVDGGMSDNIRTSLYQAEYHPQLVSRDSDVAPVLSRVVGKHCESGDIVVRDAWLPDDVAPGDLLAVAATGAYCYSMSSRYNLLTRPAVISVKDGKARLILRRETVEDLVSLEEER; from the coding sequence GTGAGCGCACACCCGGCAGGCCCCCGCCACGCAGAAGGGGAGAAGAACGGAACCATGTCAGCACACCTCGCATCGGCACCGGTCAACCCGACCGAGCTAGCGCCGAATGTATGGCCCCGCAATGCTTCCCGCCGCGCCGATGGTGAGGTCACTCTCGCGGGTCTGGCCGTGTCCGACCTCGCCGAGCAGTACGGCACTCCGCTGTTCGTCATCGACGAGGACGACTTCCGGTCGCGCTGCCGCGACATGGCGGCGGCGTTCGGTGGCGCCGCCCGCGTGCATTACGCGTCGAAGGCGTTCCTGTGCACCGAGATCGCGCGGTGGATCAAGGACGAGGGACTGGGCCTGGATGTCTGCTCGGCGGGCGAGCTTGCCGTCGCGCTGCGCGCCGATTTCCCGCCGCAGCGAATCGCGCTGCACGGTAACAACAAATCAGAGGCAGAACTCGAACAGGCGGTGCGTGCCGGTGTCGGGCACATCGTCGTCGACTCGATGATCGAGATCGAGCGCCTCGACACCATCGCAGGCAATGCCGGCGTGGTGCAAGACGTGCTGGTGCGGGTCACCGTCGGTGTCGAGGCGCACACCCATGAGTTCATCTCCACCGCGCACGAGGACCAGAAGTTCGGTTTGTCGCTCGCGGGCGGGCAGGCACTGGAGGCGGTGCGGCGGGTCTTCGCCACCGGCAACCTGCGGCTGGTGGGGCTGCACAGCCATATCGGCTCACAGATCTTCGACGTCGACGGTTTCGAGGTCGCCGCACACCGGGTGATCGGACTGTTGCGTGAGGTGGTCGCCGAATTCGGCGCAGAGAAGACCGCGCAGCTCAACATCATCGACCTCGGCGGCGGACTCGGCATCAGCTATGTCCCGTCCGATGATCCGCCGCCCATCGAGGACCTCGCCGCCAAGCTCGGGGAGATCGTGCGCACCGAATCGGCGCTGGCGGGGCTGCCCGAGCCACGGTTGGTGATCGAGCCGGGCCGGGCCATCGCCGGCCCGGGCACGGTCACCCTGTATCGGGTGGGCACCACCAAGGACGTGATCCTCTCGAACGGCCAGCGCCGGTACGTGAGTGTCGACGGCGGTATGAGCGACAACATCCGCACCTCGCTGTATCAGGCCGAGTACCACCCCCAACTGGTTTCCCGCGATAGCGATGTCGCACCAGTGCTGTCCAGGGTCGTCGGGAAGCACTGTGAAAGCGGCGATATCGTGGTGCGGGATGCCTGGCTGCCCGATGACGTGGCCCCCGGAGATCTGCTGGCGGTCGCCGCGACCGGCGCCTACTGCTATTCGATGTCCAGCCGGTACAACCTGCTGACCCGTCCGGCGGTGATCTCCGTGAAGGACGGCAAGGCGCGACTGATCCTGCGGCGCGAGACCGTGGAGGACTTGGTGAGTTTGGAGGAGGAAAGGTGA
- a CDS encoding homoserine dehydrogenase, whose amino-acid sequence MSDSGRPIGVAILGLGNVGSEVARIIESSASDLAARIGAPLAIRGIGVRRVAADRGVPVDLLTDDIDALVARDDVDIVVELMGPVEPARRGILGALNAGKSVVTANKALLAQAAGELTEAAEKARVDLYFEAAVAGAIPVIRPLTQSLAGDSVIRVSGIVNGTTNYILSAMDNTGAGYDTALAEAGELGYAEADPTADVEGYDAAAKAAILASIAFHTRVSADDVYREGITKISADDFDSARALQCTIKLLSICERLTDNEGHQRVSARVYPALVPLTHPLASVNGAFNAVFVEAEAAGELMFYGQGAGGAPTASAVLGDLVMAARNRVQGGRGPRSSRYAQLPIAPIGLIPTRYYVRMRVADKPGVLATVATEFAKREVSIATVRQEGEVDETGARLVVLTHKATDAALSETVAALADLDVVLGVASVIRLEGTQE is encoded by the coding sequence GTGAGCGACTCCGGTCGTCCCATAGGCGTAGCGATCCTGGGCCTGGGCAATGTCGGTAGCGAGGTAGCGCGCATCATCGAAAGCAGCGCAAGTGATCTCGCTGCCCGTATCGGTGCCCCGCTGGCAATCCGCGGCATCGGCGTGCGCCGCGTCGCCGCTGACCGCGGCGTCCCGGTGGACCTGCTCACCGACGATATCGATGCCCTGGTCGCCCGCGACGACGTCGACATCGTCGTTGAACTGATGGGTCCGGTGGAGCCCGCGCGGCGCGGCATCCTGGGTGCGCTCAACGCGGGTAAGTCAGTGGTCACCGCCAACAAGGCGCTGCTGGCGCAGGCTGCCGGGGAACTCACCGAAGCTGCCGAAAAGGCAAGGGTCGACCTCTATTTCGAGGCAGCCGTGGCCGGCGCCATCCCGGTCATCCGCCCCCTGACGCAGTCGCTGGCCGGTGATTCGGTGATCCGGGTATCCGGAATCGTCAACGGCACCACCAACTACATCTTGTCGGCGATGGACAACACCGGCGCCGGTTACGACACCGCACTGGCCGAGGCGGGAGAGCTCGGATATGCCGAGGCCGACCCGACGGCAGACGTCGAGGGCTACGACGCGGCCGCCAAGGCGGCGATTCTCGCCTCAATCGCCTTCCACACCCGGGTGAGCGCCGACGATGTGTACCGCGAGGGCATCACCAAGATCAGCGCCGACGACTTCGACTCCGCGCGGGCGTTGCAGTGCACCATCAAGTTGCTGTCCATCTGTGAGCGGCTCACGGATAACGAAGGACACCAACGTGTTTCGGCCCGGGTGTATCCGGCCCTGGTGCCGCTGACCCACCCACTGGCGAGTGTCAACGGAGCGTTCAACGCCGTCTTCGTCGAGGCCGAGGCGGCCGGCGAGCTCATGTTCTACGGTCAGGGCGCCGGCGGTGCACCGACCGCATCCGCGGTACTAGGCGATCTGGTGATGGCTGCCCGCAACCGGGTGCAGGGTGGACGCGGTCCTCGTTCGTCGCGGTATGCCCAGCTGCCCATCGCGCCGATCGGTCTCATCCCGACGCGCTACTACGTCCGGATGCGGGTGGCCGACAAGCCCGGTGTGCTCGCCACCGTCGCCACCGAATTCGCCAAGCGCGAGGTCAGCATCGCCACCGTCCGGCAGGAGGGCGAGGTCGATGAGACGGGCGCCCGGCTGGTAGTGCTCACGCACAAGGCAACCGATGCCGCCCTCTCGGAAACCGTTGCCGCCCTTGCCGATCTCGATGTGGTGCTGGGTGTCGCGAGCGTCATCAGGCTGGAAGGAACACAAGAGTGA
- the thrC gene encoding threonine synthase — protein sequence MTVHTPWPGLIAAYRDRLPIGENWQPVTLREGGTPLLPAARLSELTGCTVHLKVEGLNPTGSFKDRGMTMAVTDALARGQRAVLCASTGNTSASAAAYAAKAGITCAVLIPQGKIAMGKLAQAVIHGARIIQVDGNFDDCLELARKTTADYPTIALVNSVNPVRIEGQKTAAFEIMDALGTAPDIHALPVGNAGNITAYWRGYNEYYRDGLSDRLPKMLGAQAAGAAPLVNGAPVANPETIATAIRIGSPASWSGAVAAQQESGGKFLAVTDEEILNAYRLVASSEGVFVEPASAASIAGLLKSVADGWVPKGSTVVCTVTGNGLKDPDNALSGMPEVTPIPVQASAVAEALELA from the coding sequence GTGACCGTTCATACCCCTTGGCCCGGTCTCATCGCCGCCTACCGGGACCGCCTCCCGATCGGCGAAAACTGGCAGCCGGTGACCCTGCGCGAGGGTGGCACCCCGCTGCTTCCCGCGGCGCGGCTCTCCGAACTGACCGGATGCACGGTGCACCTGAAGGTCGAAGGGCTGAACCCCACCGGGTCGTTCAAGGACCGCGGTATGACCATGGCAGTGACCGATGCGCTCGCCCGCGGCCAGCGCGCGGTGCTGTGCGCCTCCACCGGGAACACCTCGGCCTCGGCGGCGGCATACGCCGCCAAGGCCGGTATCACCTGTGCGGTGCTGATCCCGCAGGGCAAGATCGCGATGGGCAAGCTGGCCCAGGCCGTCATCCACGGCGCGCGGATCATCCAGGTAGACGGCAACTTCGACGACTGTCTGGAGCTGGCGCGCAAGACCACCGCGGATTACCCGACCATCGCCTTGGTGAACTCCGTGAACCCGGTGCGCATCGAGGGGCAGAAGACCGCCGCCTTCGAGATCATGGATGCGCTCGGTACCGCCCCCGATATTCACGCGCTTCCGGTCGGCAACGCGGGGAACATCACCGCCTACTGGCGTGGTTACAACGAGTACTACCGGGACGGACTCTCGGATCGGCTGCCCAAAATGCTGGGGGCTCAGGCCGCGGGTGCCGCACCACTGGTCAACGGGGCGCCCGTCGCCAATCCGGAGACCATCGCCACCGCGATCCGGATCGGTTCGCCGGCGTCGTGGTCGGGCGCGGTTGCCGCGCAACAGGAATCCGGTGGCAAGTTTCTGGCCGTCACCGATGAGGAGATCCTCAACGCGTATCGGCTGGTTGCCTCCAGTGAGGGTGTGTTCGTGGAGCCCGCGTCGGCGGCCAGCATCGCGGGTCTGCTGAAATCGGTTGCCGACGGCTGGGTTCCGAAGGGCTCGACCGTGGTCTGCACCGTGACAGGAAACGGTCTGAAGGATCCCGACAACGCGCTGAGTGGAATGCCCGAGGTGACTCCCATCCCGGTGCAGGCGAGCGCGGTCGCCGAGGCGCTGGAACTGGCGTGA
- the thrB gene encoding homoserine kinase, translating to MNEILPAGLTTTVVVPASSANLGPGFDSLGIALSLYDEIEVNTTESGLKVAVEGQGAGEVPLDGSHLVVRAIERGLAAGGAAAAGLIVQCHNKIPHSRGLGSSAAAAVAGLGAANGLLAKAGRPVLSDDVLVQLASEFEGHPDNAAASVLGGAVVSWSQTSEAGPVYAATRLEVHPDIRIVAAIPEEQSSTAHTRVLLPESVTHVDARFNISRAALLTVALTGRPDLLMTATEDRLHQPQRASAMPASAQVLGYLRGQGVAAVLSGAGPAVLALTTGDMPDSAVKYAENQGFSLVSMSVSAGVSVR from the coding sequence GTGAACGAAATCCTGCCCGCGGGGCTGACCACCACCGTTGTGGTGCCCGCGTCGAGTGCGAACCTGGGCCCGGGCTTCGACAGCCTCGGCATCGCGCTGTCCCTGTATGACGAGATCGAGGTCAATACAACCGAATCCGGCCTCAAGGTGGCCGTCGAAGGGCAGGGCGCCGGAGAGGTTCCGCTTGATGGCAGCCATCTCGTCGTGCGTGCGATCGAGCGCGGGCTCGCCGCTGGGGGAGCTGCCGCAGCGGGCCTGATCGTGCAGTGCCACAACAAGATTCCACACTCGCGTGGTCTGGGTTCGTCGGCCGCCGCTGCGGTGGCGGGCCTGGGTGCCGCGAACGGGTTGCTCGCCAAGGCTGGGCGTCCCGTGCTTTCCGATGACGTGCTGGTGCAGCTGGCCTCCGAGTTCGAGGGGCATCCGGACAACGCGGCCGCCAGCGTGCTCGGTGGCGCCGTCGTGTCCTGGTCGCAGACTTCGGAGGCGGGCCCGGTGTATGCCGCCACGCGGCTGGAAGTGCACCCCGATATCAGGATCGTCGCAGCCATTCCGGAGGAGCAGTCCTCCACCGCGCACACTCGTGTGTTGCTACCCGAATCTGTTACACATGTAGACGCTCGATTCAATATTAGCCGGGCGGCTCTGCTGACCGTGGCTCTCACCGGGCGGCCGGATCTGCTGATGACGGCGACCGAAGACCGGTTGCATCAACCGCAGCGCGCCTCCGCGATGCCGGCGTCGGCGCAGGTCCTTGGATACCTGCGTGGCCAAGGAGTCGCGGCCGTGCTCTCGGGCGCTGGACCTGCGGTGTTGGCGCTGACAACGGGCGACATGCCGGATTCTGCGGTGAAATACGCTGAAAATCAAGGTTTCTCACTGGTGTCTATGTCGGTATCGGCGGGTGTGTCGGTTCGATAG
- the rho gene encoding transcription termination factor Rho, translated as MTDTDLIATEAAPETPEAPAAASSDRASKERRGDGLGALSTMVLPELRALASQVGVKGTSGMRKGDLIAAIREHQGALGAPKNNQAAQVQQPQASSAPAEAPKKEKDQGRQESAQSEPTQTALDLPAEAPKSAPSADGAQGSEGKDAENGSAPREGRGERRRNQGQNQAAEGERKQNGARDNRDNRDNADNTENAGREGGSGGQSSDNQGQDNNQNQGNRGDDGDGRGRRGRRTRERRRGRDRNNNSEGGETELREDDVVQPVAGILDVLDNYAFVRTSGYLAGPNDVYVSMNLVRKNGLRRGDAITGAVRVPRDPDAGNQNQRQKFNPLVRLDSVNGGPVEDAKKRPDFTKLTPLYPNQRLRLETTTEKLTTRVIDLIMPIGKGQRALIVSPPKAGKTTIMQNIANAISANNPECHLMVVLVDERPEEVTDMQRSVKGEVIASTFDRPPSDHTQAAELAIERAKRLVEQGKDVVVLLDSITRLGRAYNNASPASGRILSGGVDSTALYPPKRFLGAARNIEHGGSLTIIATAMVETGSTGDTVIFEEFKGTGNAELKLDRKIAERRVFPAVDVNPSGTRKDELLMSGDEFAIVHKLRRVLSGLDSHQAIDLLMSQLRKTKNNYEFLVQVSKNTPGAAGAEEPQYS; from the coding sequence GTGACCGATACGGACCTCATCGCGACCGAAGCCGCCCCGGAAACTCCGGAGGCGCCCGCCGCAGCCTCATCCGATCGCGCCAGCAAGGAGCGCCGCGGTGACGGGCTGGGTGCGCTGTCGACGATGGTGCTTCCCGAGTTGCGCGCACTGGCCAGCCAGGTAGGCGTCAAGGGCACCTCGGGTATGCGTAAGGGCGATCTGATCGCCGCCATTCGCGAGCATCAAGGCGCGCTCGGCGCGCCGAAGAACAATCAGGCGGCGCAGGTTCAGCAGCCGCAGGCCTCGTCTGCGCCGGCCGAGGCGCCCAAGAAGGAGAAGGATCAGGGCCGTCAGGAATCGGCCCAGTCCGAGCCCACCCAGACGGCACTCGATCTTCCTGCCGAGGCGCCGAAGTCCGCGCCGTCCGCCGATGGCGCGCAGGGCTCCGAGGGTAAGGACGCCGAAAACGGCTCCGCGCCCCGTGAGGGCCGCGGCGAGCGGCGCCGCAACCAGGGCCAGAACCAGGCGGCCGAGGGCGAGCGCAAGCAGAACGGCGCCCGCGACAACCGCGATAACCGCGACAATGCTGACAACACCGAGAACGCCGGGCGCGAAGGCGGCTCGGGCGGGCAGAGCTCGGATAACCAGGGTCAGGACAACAACCAGAACCAGGGCAATCGCGGCGATGACGGCGATGGCCGTGGCCGTCGTGGACGCCGCACTCGGGAACGTCGCCGTGGCCGCGACCGCAACAACAACAGCGAGGGCGGCGAGACCGAGCTTCGTGAAGACGATGTGGTGCAGCCGGTCGCGGGCATTCTGGACGTGCTCGACAACTATGCGTTCGTCCGTACCTCCGGCTACCTGGCCGGCCCCAACGACGTCTACGTCTCGATGAACCTGGTGCGTAAGAACGGGTTGCGTCGTGGTGACGCCATCACAGGCGCGGTGCGGGTGCCTCGCGATCCAGACGCCGGGAACCAGAACCAGCGGCAGAAGTTCAACCCGCTGGTGCGTCTGGACTCTGTCAACGGTGGCCCGGTCGAGGACGCCAAGAAGCGTCCCGACTTCACCAAGCTGACCCCGCTGTACCCGAACCAGCGGCTGCGGCTGGAGACCACCACCGAGAAGCTGACGACTCGTGTGATCGACCTGATCATGCCGATCGGTAAGGGGCAGCGTGCGCTGATCGTGTCGCCGCCGAAGGCCGGTAAGACCACGATCATGCAGAACATCGCCAACGCGATCTCGGCCAACAACCCCGAATGCCATCTGATGGTGGTGCTGGTCGACGAACGGCCCGAAGAGGTCACCGACATGCAGCGCTCGGTCAAGGGTGAGGTCATCGCCTCCACCTTCGATCGCCCGCCGTCAGATCACACCCAGGCGGCCGAGCTCGCCATCGAGCGCGCCAAGCGCCTTGTCGAGCAAGGCAAGGACGTCGTGGTGCTGCTGGACTCGATCACTCGCCTGGGCCGTGCGTACAACAACGCCTCGCCGGCCTCGGGCCGCATCCTGTCCGGTGGTGTGGACTCCACCGCGCTGTACCCGCCCAAGCGATTCCTTGGCGCGGCGCGCAATATCGAGCACGGCGGCTCGCTGACGATCATCGCCACGGCGATGGTCGAGACCGGCTCCACCGGTGACACGGTGATCTTCGAGGAGTTCAAGGGCACCGGTAACGCCGAGCTTAAGCTCGACCGCAAGATCGCCGAACGCCGCGTGTTCCCGGCCGTCGATGTGAACCCGTCGGGTACCCGCAAGGACGAGCTGCTCATGAGCGGTGACGAGTTCGCGATCGTGCACAAGCTGCGCCGCGTGCTCTCGGGTCTGGATTCACATCAGGCCATCGACCTGCTGATGAGCCAGCTGCGCAAGACCAAGAACAACTACGAGTTCCTGGTCCAGGTCTCCAAGAACACCCCGGGCGCCGCCGGTGCCGAGGAGCCGCAGTACAGCTGA